From Glycine soja cultivar W05 chromosome 4, ASM419377v2, whole genome shotgun sequence, the proteins below share one genomic window:
- the LOC114409426 gene encoding histone-lysine N-methyltransferase, H3 lysine-9 specific SUVH1-like has product MEEGLGQNSVPPHGPIDKSKILDIKPLRSLIPIYSMSSQAPPAGQYPSGFSPFFPFGAPQQTPTGVTTRGAATPAPLRAYKNPLGAGDSSSTMNGFNGQDTSGKKKRGSPSRHTKSSVNKPKKSQEPPADLSGLVGISPAQREDGSREVVNIVLMAYDALRRRLCQLEEAKELSSGSIKRADLKACNTLMTRGIRTNMRKRIGAVPGIEIGDIFYFRMELCIVGLHAPSMGGIDALHIRGEFEEETLAVCIVSSGEYDDDAEDSDVIIYTGQGGNFFMNKDKHTTDQKLQRGNLALDRSSRQHNEVRVIRGMRDGVNPNNKIYVYDGLYKIQDSWIEKAKGGGGVFKYKLVRIPGQSSAFAVWKSIQKWKSGSPSRTGLILADLSNGAEGIPVSLVNEVNNVKAPTFFNYFHSLRHPKSFSLMQPSHGCTCIKACVPGDLNCSCIRRNEGDFPYTGNGILVSRKPLVHECGPTCQCFPNCKNRVSQTGLKHPMEVFRTKDRGWGLRSLDPIRAGTFICEYAGEVVDRGKVSQLVKEGDEYVFDTTRIYDQFKWNYEPRLLEEIGSNDSTEDYAMPYPLIITAKNIGNVARFMNHSCSPNVFWQPVVYEENNQSYLHVAFFALRHIPPMTELTYDYGLAQSDHAEGSSAAKGRKKCLCGSSKCRGSFG; this is encoded by the coding sequence ATGGAAGAAGGGTTAGGGCAAAACTCAGTTCCTCCTCATGGTCCCATTGATAAGTCCAAGATTCTGGATATTAAACCTCTGAGGAGTTTGATTCCTATTTACTCAATGTCTTCTCAAGCTCCACCTGCTGGCCAGTATCCTTCTGGGTTTTCTCCGTTTTTCCCATTTGGTGCACCTCAGCAAACTCCAACTGGGGTGACGACAAGGGGTGCTGCCACACCTGCTCCATTAAGGGCATATAAGAACCCACTAGGGGCAGGAGACTCTAGTTCAACAATGAACGGGTTCAATGGTCAAGATACTTCTGGGAAGAAAAAACGTGGATCACCGTCGCGCCACACCAAATCATCTGTAAATAAGCCTAAGAAAAGTCAAGAGCCACCTGCTGATTTAAGTGGCTTAGTTGGTATTAGCCCTGCCCAAAGAGAAGATGGTAGCCGTGAAGTGGTTAATATTGTGCTCATGGCGTATGATGCACTTCGGAGAAGGCTCTGCCAACTTGAAGAGGCGAAGGAATTGAGCTCAGGTTCGATCAAGCGTGCAGATTTGAAAGCTTGCAATACTTTGATGACCAGAGGAATTCGGACAAACATGAGGAAGAGAATAGGAGCAGTTCCTGGGATTGAGATTGgtgacattttttatttccGAATGGAATTGTGTATTGTGGGCTTGCATGCTCCCTCCATGGGTGGAATTGATGCCTTGCATATCAGGGGTGAGTTTGAGGAGGAAACTCTGGCTGTGTGCATTGTTTCGTCAGGAGAATATGACGATGATGCTGAGGATAGTGATGTTATAATTTATACTGGTCAGGGTGGGAACTTCTTCATGAATAAAGATAAGCACACAACTGACCAGAAGCTTCAAAGGGGTAATCTTGCTTTGGATAGGAGTTCGCGACAACACAATGAAGTAAGAGTCATCCGGGGCATGAGAGATGGTGTGAatccaaataataaaatctatGTCTATGATGGTCTTTATAAAATCCAAGATTCATGGatagaaaaagcaaaaggtggCGGTGGTGTATTTAAGTATAAGTTGGTGAGAATACCTGGTCAATCTAGTGCCTTTGCTGTTTGGAAATCAATTCAGAAGTGGAAATctggctccccttcaaggactGGACTTATTCTTGCAGACCTTTCCAATGGAGCTGAGGGTATTCCTGTCTCACTTGTCAATGAGGTCAATAATGTGAAGGCACCtacttttttcaattatttccaTTCTCTTAGACATCCAAAATCATTCAGTTTAATGCAGCCTTCACATGGGTGCACCTGCATTAAAGCATGTGTCCCAGGTGATTTGAACTGCTCTTGCATTAGGAGAAATGAAGGTGATTTCCCATACACTGGCAATGGCATTCTCGTGAGCCGGAAGCCATTGGTTCATGAATGTGGCCCCACATGTCAGTGTTTTCCTAACTGCAAAAATCGAGTGTCGCAAACTGGTTTAAAGCACCCCATGGAAGTGTTCAGAACGAAGGATAGAGGGTGGGGTCTTCGATCGCTGGATCCTATTCGTGCTGGTACTTTTATTTGTGAATATGCAGGAGAAGTTGTTGACAGAGGCAAGGTAAGTCAGCTTGTGAAGGAAGGAGATGAGTATGTTTTTGATACAACCCGTATTTATGATCAATTCAAGTGGAATTATGAGCCTAGGCTTTTGGAAGAAATCGGTTCCAATGACTCTACTGAGGATTATGCCATGCCGTATCCTTTAATTATAACTGCCAAGAATATTGGGAATGTAGCTAGATTCATGAACCATAGTTGCTCCCCAAATGTTTTCTGGCAGCCTGTCGTGTATGAAGAGAACAACCAATCATACCTCCATGTTGCATTTTTTGCACTCAGACACATTCCGCCAATGACTGAGTTAACATATGATTATGGACTTGCCCAATCTGATCATGCCGAAGGTAGCAGTGCAGccaaagggagaaagaaatgCTTATGCGGATCATCAAAATGCCGTGGTTCTTTTGGTTAG